From Calothrix sp. PCC 6303, a single genomic window includes:
- a CDS encoding DNA-directed RNA polymerase subunit omega — translation MLKRSKFETTQSQIMYRAEDLIAAASNRYRITVQVANRAKRRRYEDFDSTDDMMMKPVLRAIIEMSDELTQPEIIGEI, via the coding sequence ATGCTCAAGCGTTCCAAATTCGAGACAACCCAATCTCAGATTATGTATCGTGCAGAAGACTTGATTGCAGCAGCTTCTAATCGTTACCGCATCACGGTTCAGGTGGCAAACCGTGCCAAACGCCGCCGCTATGAAGATTTTGACAGTACAGACGATATGATGATGAAACCAGTGCTACGGGCAATCATCGAAATGTCAGATGAACTCACCCAGCCAGAGATTATTGGCGAAATCTAA